Proteins from one Rhizobium sp. CB3090 genomic window:
- a CDS encoding hydrogen peroxide-inducible genes activator codes for MTNLTLKQLRYFEALARQGHFGRAADVCAISQPALSMQIKELEESLGTELFERGARQVRLTSFGEAFVLRVRDILRSVDELADMARASQDRLVGRLRLGIIPTIAPYLLPAIIGNLTRMHDGLDIHVRETLTSKLVQELAEGRLDAAIVALPVSEPSLTEVTLFSENFVLVRPSEDEGKPVPNREALREMRLLLLEEGHCFRDQALSFCNLPSALPRELMDGSSLSTLVQMVSAGIGITLIPEMAVAVETRSAAVSIARFHNLEPSRTIGMIWRKTSPLAKQFLEISEVVRQSADAMRKRHGSLS; via the coding sequence ATGACAAATTTGACACTCAAGCAGCTTCGCTATTTCGAGGCACTGGCCCGACAAGGTCATTTCGGGCGCGCGGCGGATGTCTGTGCGATCTCTCAGCCTGCCTTGTCTATGCAGATCAAGGAACTGGAGGAATCGCTGGGCACGGAGCTTTTTGAAAGAGGCGCACGTCAGGTCCGGCTGACCAGTTTCGGGGAGGCGTTCGTGCTGCGCGTCCGCGATATTCTTCGCTCGGTCGATGAGCTCGCAGATATGGCCCGCGCCTCTCAGGACCGGCTCGTAGGGCGGTTGCGCCTGGGTATCATTCCGACGATCGCACCCTATCTGCTGCCGGCGATCATCGGCAATCTGACGCGCATGCATGACGGGCTCGACATCCACGTTCGCGAAACGCTGACCTCGAAGCTGGTGCAGGAGCTGGCGGAGGGCCGGCTTGACGCGGCAATCGTTGCGTTGCCGGTATCCGAACCCTCGTTGACCGAGGTTACGCTGTTTTCGGAAAATTTCGTGCTGGTTCGGCCAAGCGAGGATGAAGGCAAGCCGGTGCCGAATCGCGAAGCGCTGCGCGAGATGAGGCTGCTTCTGTTGGAAGAAGGGCATTGTTTTCGCGATCAGGCCTTGTCGTTCTGTAATCTGCCTTCGGCACTGCCGCGGGAGTTGATGGATGGCAGCTCTCTATCCACGCTGGTCCAGATGGTCAGCGCCGGCATTGGTATCACCCTGATCCCGGAAATGGCTGTAGCGGTAGAGACGCGTTCGGCGGCAGTGTCTATTGCCCGTTTTCATAATCTCGAACCATCGCGAACGATTGGCATGATCTGGCGCAAGACAAGCCCGTTGGCCAAACAGTTCCTTGAGATTTCCGAAGTCGTTCGCCAATCAGCCGATGCCATGCGCAAGCGGCACGGTTCACTATCGTGA
- a CDS encoding DUF4168 domain-containing protein yields MITRIPATSLTAIALSLMFLGNPACAQQATQEKPTQGQPDSSGAAAAVSDQKIEAFAVAYLQVDKIRQEYSAKIGATSDPTAKQQLQTEASKQMVQAVQSSPGISVDEYRTILAAAQKDPVLVKKVQDKLQKSAPAQQ; encoded by the coding sequence ATGATCACTCGTATCCCTGCTACATCGTTGACCGCTATAGCCTTGAGCTTGATGTTTCTCGGCAATCCTGCGTGCGCACAGCAAGCAACGCAAGAAAAGCCTACGCAAGGACAACCAGATAGCAGTGGGGCGGCTGCGGCCGTCAGCGATCAAAAAATCGAGGCTTTTGCGGTCGCGTATCTGCAGGTGGACAAGATCAGGCAGGAATACTCGGCCAAGATCGGAGCAACGTCGGATCCCACCGCGAAGCAACAGCTACAGACCGAGGCAAGCAAACAGATGGTACAGGCCGTTCAGAGCTCTCCAGGCATCTCGGTAGACGAATACAGGACCATTCTAGCGGCAGCTCAGAAGGACCCGGTACTCGTTAAGAAAGTTCAGGACAAGCTTCAGAAATCCGCGCCTGCACAGCAGTAA
- a CDS encoding efflux RND transporter periplasmic adaptor subunit yields MISPLAQLLATSGRRACGVALASVVAVHATPLSAGDAPAVPVTAIKAQTETIDRVINGIGTVAPLQSVTVRPRIDGQVVDIPFIEGQMVEKGAVLLKLDDRELLSALASAKAKKAQDEAQLSSARADAQRYATLAEKGVASASTLEQKTASSEQYAAAVRYDEAVIESAETQLGFATVTAPISGRTGFKQVDVGSVISASSANGIVTITQMDPIAVSFVAPGDRFGEIRDALIRGVAEVTLTSTDGSHTLAKGKLTTVDNAVDASNGSIHLKATFDNKDGVLWPGLPVATTLTVEKRAGVVVPDKALARGRDGLYAYVVGPEGKVERREVKTAFVTAARALVIDGIRDGEQVVMDGQSRIGDGVKVSVTPWSGLPTGELAEGATP; encoded by the coding sequence ATGATCAGTCCTTTGGCTCAACTGCTTGCCACCTCCGGCAGGCGCGCGTGCGGCGTTGCGTTGGCAAGCGTTGTCGCTGTCCACGCCACTCCCCTGTCGGCTGGGGACGCTCCTGCCGTTCCAGTGACTGCCATCAAGGCGCAAACCGAAACGATCGATCGGGTCATCAACGGCATAGGCACGGTCGCGCCTCTTCAGTCGGTCACAGTTCGCCCGCGTATCGATGGCCAGGTCGTCGACATTCCCTTTATCGAGGGGCAGATGGTGGAGAAGGGAGCCGTCCTCCTGAAACTGGACGACCGCGAACTCCTCTCCGCACTGGCTTCCGCCAAAGCAAAAAAAGCTCAGGACGAGGCGCAATTAAGCAGTGCGCGCGCAGACGCGCAACGTTATGCGACACTCGCCGAAAAAGGCGTTGCCTCCGCCTCCACCCTCGAACAGAAAACTGCCTCCAGCGAGCAGTACGCGGCCGCGGTGCGGTATGACGAAGCTGTTATCGAGAGCGCAGAAACTCAACTCGGATTTGCAACCGTCACCGCGCCTATCTCCGGGCGCACCGGGTTCAAGCAGGTCGACGTTGGAAGCGTTATAAGCGCGAGTTCGGCCAACGGGATCGTGACCATCACGCAGATGGACCCCATCGCCGTCTCCTTTGTTGCGCCGGGCGACAGGTTTGGCGAAATCAGGGACGCCCTTATTCGTGGTGTCGCCGAGGTTACGCTGACAAGCACCGACGGCAGCCACACTCTTGCTAAGGGTAAGCTGACCACCGTGGACAATGCCGTCGACGCCTCGAATGGCTCCATCCATCTCAAGGCAACCTTTGACAATAAGGATGGCGTCCTCTGGCCGGGCCTTCCGGTTGCGACGACGCTGACAGTGGAAAAACGGGCCGGCGTCGTAGTTCCGGATAAGGCGCTCGCCCGAGGCCGCGACGGCCTCTACGCTTACGTCGTCGGGCCTGAGGGCAAAGTCGAAAGGAGGGAGGTCAAAACGGCTTTCGTCACGGCCGCGAGGGCGCTCGTGATCGACGGCATACGGGACGGCGAGCAGGTCGTCATGGATGGTCAGTCGCGGATCGGCGATGGCGTCAAGGTTTCGGTCACCCCTTGGTCCGGATTGCCGACGGGGGAACTCGCCGAAGGGGCGACGCCATGA
- a CDS encoding efflux RND transporter permease subunit: protein MISERDTASARADGFFDFFITHPVATGLIMSGIFLLGAICYPFMPVSALPQIDFPTIQIAANLPGASPETMAASVAQPIEDALSHVSGITEMTSNSSLETSSITVQFGLDQDIQTAASDVQTAISEAAGQLPKDMTSLPTVHKANPADAPVMQLSASSDTLTLPELDEYIEHNVASKIGQVSGVAFVNIGGKQKPAIRIAVDPGRLAQADVTLEDVRTAIGNLSLSAPKGNIDDPTRTFPIYTNDQIGSSAEWNDAVIAYRNGGPVRIRDIGQAIDGAEDEKMAHWTNGERGIALDVFRQPGANVIAVVNAVKAQLPALRASLPKSIKLELVTDRTTTIRASVDDVQFTLMLAIGLVVVVIFLFLRSLPATIIPVLTLPIALAGSLAPMWVLGFSLDNLSLMALVVAVGFVVDDAIVMLENITRHIEGGVEPLEAARTGAREIGFTIVSISLSLIAVLIPILLMGGIVGRLFREFAITLTVAIVISAIVSLTLTPMLASKFIRPIGEYQHGRFYRAGEAFFDCLAALYIRSLKPIIRHRFLTLIVFIGTIVATAYLFIVAPKGFFPEQDTGFIAGLSQASPDISFTEMAKLQERVSAIIMKDPAVYSVFMDIGGGNGGNALNQGHVNITLKPLEDRDASAKQVIDRLGTALAAQQGIKLFMQSAQDINIGARPAKTQYQFTLQDADIQELSDWARKITNRLQDISALRDVGSDQQAEAPNLSIMIDRAAASLYGVLPSTIDETLYDAFGQRQVASYSTQTDMFRVVLEVLPNLQRDIATLDRLSVRANNSTLVPLSVVAKWTTDGVSPVSIAHQGQSPAVTISFNLAPDTALGEATQAIESAVAEMHPPASLQTSFSGSAKAFKDSIGTVPLLILASLVVVYIILGVLYESLIHPLTILSTLPSAGLGALLALRLAGFDFGLVAMIGIILLIGIVKKNGIMLVDFAIQAERGEGLSSEDAIVKAAQMRFRPILMTTMAALLGGLPLAIGHGAGSELRQPLGYAIVGGLLVSQLLTLYTTPVIYLLLDKLRDKTAGQIEARRADQDVDQKFHIRGKA, encoded by the coding sequence ATGATCAGCGAGCGCGACACCGCCTCGGCAAGAGCCGATGGGTTCTTCGACTTCTTCATCACACATCCAGTCGCGACCGGACTGATCATGAGCGGCATCTTCCTGCTCGGTGCGATCTGCTATCCATTCATGCCGGTTTCGGCTCTGCCGCAGATCGACTTCCCGACCATACAGATTGCCGCAAACCTTCCCGGTGCATCACCGGAGACGATGGCGGCGAGCGTCGCCCAACCGATCGAGGATGCTCTGTCGCATGTCAGCGGCATTACGGAGATGACCTCCAACAGTTCGTTGGAGACGTCGTCGATCACGGTGCAGTTCGGCCTCGATCAGGATATCCAGACCGCGGCGAGCGACGTTCAGACCGCCATCAGCGAAGCGGCAGGTCAACTCCCAAAGGACATGACGTCCTTGCCGACTGTGCATAAGGCAAATCCCGCCGACGCTCCGGTGATGCAATTGTCCGCTAGTTCGGACACCCTTACCCTTCCGGAACTCGATGAGTATATCGAGCACAACGTCGCATCGAAGATCGGCCAGGTGTCCGGCGTCGCCTTCGTAAACATCGGCGGCAAGCAAAAGCCGGCAATCCGCATAGCGGTCGATCCCGGTAGGTTAGCCCAGGCAGACGTCACCCTGGAGGACGTCCGCACCGCAATCGGCAATCTCAGTCTCAGCGCCCCGAAGGGAAACATCGACGATCCGACCCGAACGTTCCCGATCTACACGAACGATCAGATTGGCAGCAGCGCCGAATGGAATGATGCCGTCATAGCCTACCGCAACGGAGGGCCGGTTCGTATCAGGGACATCGGCCAAGCGATTGATGGCGCTGAGGATGAAAAGATGGCGCACTGGACGAATGGCGAGCGTGGCATCGCGCTCGACGTCTTCCGCCAGCCCGGCGCGAATGTGATCGCTGTCGTCAATGCCGTAAAAGCGCAACTGCCCGCACTTCGGGCATCGCTGCCGAAGTCTATCAAGCTTGAGCTGGTGACGGACCGCACCACCACGATCAGGGCATCGGTCGATGATGTCCAATTCACGCTGATGTTGGCGATCGGCCTTGTCGTCGTCGTGATCTTCCTATTCCTGCGGAGCCTGCCGGCCACCATCATTCCGGTGCTGACTTTGCCGATCGCACTCGCCGGCTCCCTCGCGCCGATGTGGGTTCTCGGCTTCAGCCTGGACAATCTCTCGCTGATGGCACTCGTGGTCGCCGTCGGCTTTGTCGTCGATGATGCGATCGTCATGCTCGAAAACATAACCCGGCACATCGAGGGTGGCGTCGAGCCGCTCGAGGCAGCACGCACGGGTGCTCGAGAAATCGGCTTCACGATCGTCTCGATCAGCCTCTCGCTGATCGCCGTGTTGATCCCGATCCTCCTGATGGGTGGTATTGTCGGCCGGCTATTTCGCGAGTTCGCGATCACCTTGACCGTCGCGATCGTGATTTCCGCGATCGTCTCTCTAACCTTGACACCTATGCTGGCATCGAAGTTCATCCGTCCGATCGGTGAATATCAGCATGGACGCTTTTATCGGGCTGGCGAAGCCTTCTTCGACTGCCTTGCCGCCCTTTACATCCGCAGCCTGAAGCCAATCATCCGCCACAGGTTCCTGACGCTCATCGTCTTTATCGGCACGATTGTTGCGACAGCCTACCTGTTCATTGTCGCTCCGAAAGGGTTCTTCCCCGAGCAGGATACCGGCTTCATCGCCGGCCTGTCGCAGGCCTCGCCCGATATCTCCTTCACGGAAATGGCCAAGCTGCAGGAGCGCGTCAGCGCGATCATCATGAAGGATCCGGCCGTCTATAGCGTGTTCATGGATATCGGCGGCGGCAATGGTGGCAACGCACTCAATCAGGGTCATGTCAACATCACTTTGAAACCGTTGGAAGATCGGGATGCAAGTGCCAAGCAAGTCATAGACAGATTGGGCACGGCACTGGCCGCCCAGCAAGGCATCAAGCTCTTTATGCAGTCGGCGCAGGATATCAACATCGGAGCGCGTCCGGCCAAGACCCAGTATCAGTTCACGCTGCAGGACGCCGATATCCAGGAGCTGAGCGACTGGGCAAGGAAGATAACGAACCGTCTTCAGGATATCTCCGCGCTACGCGATGTCGGCAGCGATCAGCAAGCCGAAGCTCCCAATCTGTCGATCATGATAGACCGTGCCGCCGCCTCGCTCTACGGCGTCCTCCCGTCCACGATCGATGAGACCCTTTACGACGCCTTCGGTCAGCGGCAGGTCGCGTCGTACTCAACCCAGACTGATATGTTCCGGGTCGTCCTCGAGGTTCTGCCAAATCTGCAGCGCGACATCGCTACGCTTGACCGTCTCTCGGTTCGAGCAAACAACAGCACTCTGGTTCCGCTTTCGGTCGTCGCCAAATGGACGACGGACGGCGTATCTCCGGTCTCGATCGCGCACCAGGGCCAGTCGCCAGCCGTAACGATTTCCTTCAACCTGGCGCCAGACACAGCGCTTGGGGAAGCAACACAGGCGATCGAGAGCGCCGTCGCCGAAATGCATCCGCCGGCTTCGCTCCAGACGAGTTTCTCCGGAAGCGCCAAGGCCTTCAAGGATTCCATTGGTACGGTGCCATTGTTGATCCTGGCGTCGCTGGTGGTCGTCTACATCATTCTCGGCGTCCTCTACGAGAGCCTCATTCACCCCCTGACAATCCTCTCCACCCTGCCCTCGGCAGGTCTCGGAGCCTTGTTGGCCTTGCGGTTGGCGGGGTTCGACTTCGGCCTCGTGGCGATGATCGGCATTATCCTGCTGATCGGCATCGTCAAGAAGAACGGCATCATGCTCGTCGATTTCGCGATCCAGGCAGAGCGAGGCGAAGGCTTGAGCAGCGAGGATGCCATCGTCAAAGCGGCCCAGATGCGCTTCCGCCCTATCCTGATGACGACGATGGCAGCCCTTCTCGGTGGACTGCCGCTCGCTATCGGGCACGGAGCTGGTTCCGAACTGCGCCAGCCGCTCGGCTATGCCATCGTCGGCGGGCTGCTGGTCAGCCAATTGCTGACCCTCTATACGACCCCCGTCATCTACCTGTTGCTTGACAAGCTTCGTGACAAGACTGCTGGGCAGATTGAAGCTCGACGTGCGGACCAGGACGTCGATCAGAAATTTCACATCCGAGGCAAAGCATGA
- a CDS encoding arsenic transporter translates to MNTPLYTSAIAAATAAGVVTRPFRLPEAVWAVGGAMLIFILGIIPPAEVWSGITKGFDVYLFLIGMMLLSELARREGLFDWIAVIATSYAKGSSRRLFVLVYVVGIIVTALLSNDATAVVLTPAVYAACRAANVKDPLPYLLICAFIANAASFVLPISNPANLVIFAGGEMPPLSRWMGTFLAPSIVSIALTFMALYWSQRRALADDTIAPQVERPRLTLSAKLAGGGLILTAILLLAASAMHLNLGIPTFIAGAVTTLLVLANVRQHPIGIIRDVSWSVLPLVGGLFVIVEAINHTGVTAVLVEELRTISLQSESRAIAIAGIGVAFLSNLVNNLPAGLFAGSAVQAAQVSDRIAGAVLIGVDLGPNLSVTGSLATILWLSALRREGLSVSASSFLKVGAVVMVPALLSSLAVLLLEH, encoded by the coding sequence ATGAATACACCGCTCTATACCTCAGCCATCGCCGCAGCCACTGCCGCTGGGGTGGTCACCCGCCCGTTTCGGCTACCCGAAGCCGTCTGGGCTGTCGGCGGAGCAATGCTCATCTTCATCCTCGGCATCATACCACCTGCGGAGGTATGGTCCGGGATCACCAAGGGCTTCGACGTCTATCTCTTTCTGATCGGCATGATGCTGCTATCGGAACTCGCTCGGCGGGAAGGCCTGTTCGACTGGATCGCCGTCATAGCCACCTCATACGCGAAGGGATCTTCGCGACGGCTGTTCGTACTTGTCTATGTCGTTGGCATCATCGTGACTGCGTTGCTCTCAAACGACGCGACGGCCGTTGTCCTGACGCCGGCCGTCTACGCGGCATGTCGCGCAGCCAACGTGAAGGATCCGCTTCCCTATCTTCTGATCTGCGCATTCATCGCCAATGCTGCAAGCTTCGTGCTGCCCATCTCCAATCCTGCCAATCTGGTGATTTTTGCGGGCGGTGAAATGCCGCCGCTGTCCCGTTGGATGGGCACATTCCTGGCGCCATCCATCGTGTCGATCGCCCTGACGTTCATGGCCCTCTATTGGTCCCAGCGGCGTGCCTTGGCAGACGACACGATCGCTCCGCAGGTCGAGCGCCCGCGACTGACGCTCTCTGCCAAACTGGCCGGAGGCGGCCTGATCTTGACCGCGATCTTGCTCCTCGCGGCATCGGCGATGCATCTTAACCTCGGCATTCCCACATTTATCGCCGGCGCCGTGACGACCCTGCTCGTTCTGGCAAACGTCCGGCAGCATCCGATCGGCATTATCCGAGACGTGAGCTGGAGCGTGCTGCCGCTGGTGGGCGGCTTGTTCGTCATCGTCGAGGCTATCAATCATACTGGCGTGACTGCCGTGCTTGTCGAGGAACTGAGAACGATCAGCTTGCAGTCCGAGTCGCGGGCGATCGCCATCGCTGGCATAGGCGTCGCGTTTCTCTCCAACCTCGTCAACAACCTGCCCGCCGGACTGTTCGCAGGAAGCGCCGTCCAAGCCGCGCAAGTTTCGGATCGCATCGCGGGCGCAGTTCTCATCGGCGTCGATCTGGGTCCGAACCTTTCTGTGACGGGTTCGCTTGCCACGATATTGTGGCTTTCGGCGCTTCGCCGGGAGGGCTTGAGCGTCAGTGCGAGCTCATTTCTGAAGGTGGGGGCAGTGGTGATGGTTCCTGCGCTGTTGTCGTCGCTCGCAGTCCTGCTCCTGGAGCATTGA
- the serA gene encoding phosphoglycerate dehydrogenase, translating into MTRQLSLPRDRISVLLLEGISQSAVDYFSSSGYVNLTHLPKALDDKDLKSHIAEAHIIGIRSRTHLTEEIFSSAKKLMAVGCFSVGTNQVDLDAARRRGIPVFNAPYSNTRSVAELVIGEIIMLTRQIFPRSASAHKGGWEKSAVGSREVRGKTLGIVGYGNIGSQLSVLAESMGMNVRYFDPSDRLRHGNSESMATLGELLEISDFVTMHVPETSSTRNMITEAELRRMKKGAIFINNSRGTVVDIEALAKVLKDGHLAGAAVDVFPKEPASNKERFETPLQGLDNVILTPHIGGSTEEAQERIGTEVSRKLVEYSDVGSTLGAVNFPQVQLPPRANGTRFIHVHENRPGILNSLNVIFSSRGLNIVGEFLQTYGETGYVVIEAEGVGQTADDILDALRQIPGTIRARLLY; encoded by the coding sequence ATGACCCGACAACTTTCTCTTCCCCGCGACCGGATTTCCGTGCTTTTGTTGGAAGGCATCAGTCAGAGCGCCGTGGACTACTTTTCGTCGTCTGGCTACGTCAATCTGACACATCTGCCGAAGGCTCTTGATGACAAGGATCTCAAAAGTCATATAGCCGAGGCGCATATAATCGGAATTCGTTCCCGCACCCATCTGACAGAGGAAATTTTCAGCTCCGCCAAAAAGCTTATGGCGGTCGGTTGTTTCTCTGTGGGGACAAATCAAGTCGACCTGGACGCAGCCCGTCGACGTGGGATCCCGGTATTCAACGCTCCCTATTCGAATACCCGCTCGGTCGCAGAGCTTGTCATCGGTGAAATCATAATGCTGACCAGGCAAATTTTCCCGCGTTCGGCTTCCGCTCATAAGGGTGGATGGGAAAAATCCGCCGTAGGCAGCCGTGAGGTACGCGGGAAAACGCTAGGCATCGTGGGCTACGGCAATATCGGTTCGCAGCTCAGCGTTCTTGCCGAAAGTATGGGTATGAACGTTCGTTATTTTGATCCTTCAGACAGGCTCCGCCACGGCAATTCTGAATCGATGGCAACGCTCGGCGAGCTCCTCGAAATCTCAGATTTCGTGACGATGCATGTTCCGGAAACCAGTTCGACGCGAAACATGATAACTGAGGCCGAACTGCGCAGGATGAAAAAAGGAGCCATTTTCATCAACAATTCCCGCGGAACCGTGGTGGATATTGAAGCGCTTGCGAAGGTTTTGAAAGACGGACATCTCGCAGGCGCGGCTGTGGACGTGTTCCCGAAGGAGCCGGCATCCAACAAAGAGCGTTTCGAAACGCCGCTGCAGGGTTTGGATAACGTAATCCTCACGCCGCATATTGGCGGGTCGACCGAAGAGGCTCAGGAGCGCATTGGGACGGAAGTTTCCAGGAAGCTTGTCGAGTACTCCGACGTCGGCTCGACGCTGGGCGCGGTCAATTTCCCCCAGGTTCAACTGCCGCCGCGTGCAAACGGTACGCGTTTCATCCACGTTCACGAAAATCGCCCTGGCATCCTAAACAGTCTGAATGTGATTTTTTCGTCCCGTGGACTTAATATCGTTGGCGAGTTCCTGCAGACATACGGCGAAACGGGTTATGTGGTTATTGAAGCCGAGGGCGTTGGCCAGACAGCGGATGATATACTTGATGCGCTTCGCCAGATTCCGGGAACAATACGAGCTCGATTGCTTTACTGA
- a CDS encoding response regulator transcription factor: MRVLLVEDDVDLSKRIAASLRAENFVVDIAKNGEDAEHAGLTEIFDVAVLDLGLPKIDGVTVLKSWRNAERMLPVLVLTARDGWPDKVAAFKAGADDFLTKPFKIEELILRLRALVRRATGHAASVITCGDLSFDAQLGTFELAGLPLKLTAFEWRVLSCLILRKDVIVDRRELVERVYEGDADVDSNSIEVIIARLRRKVGADRIETERGRGYMLRAD; encoded by the coding sequence ATGCGAGTCCTCCTGGTCGAAGATGATGTCGATCTTTCCAAACGTATCGCGGCAAGCCTGCGGGCGGAAAACTTTGTGGTCGACATCGCCAAGAACGGAGAAGACGCCGAACACGCCGGCCTGACCGAGATTTTCGACGTCGCCGTGTTGGACCTCGGCTTGCCTAAAATTGACGGCGTGACCGTGCTCAAGTCCTGGCGGAACGCGGAACGGATGCTTCCGGTGCTCGTTCTCACCGCGCGAGACGGCTGGCCTGACAAGGTCGCCGCCTTCAAGGCGGGAGCTGACGACTTTCTGACGAAGCCGTTCAAGATCGAGGAACTCATCTTACGTCTTCGTGCTCTGGTGCGGCGGGCCACGGGCCACGCTGCCTCGGTGATCACCTGCGGAGACCTTTCGTTCGACGCGCAACTCGGGACGTTCGAGCTCGCGGGACTTCCGTTGAAGCTGACGGCATTCGAATGGCGGGTATTGTCATGCTTGATCCTGCGCAAGGACGTGATCGTGGATAGGCGCGAACTTGTCGAGCGGGTCTACGAGGGAGACGCGGACGTGGATTCCAATTCGATTGAAGTGATCATCGCCAGACTTAGGCGCAAGGTTGGTGCCGACAGGATCGAGACGGAGAGGGGACGCGGCTATATGCTGAGGGCTGATTGA